A region of the Labeo rohita strain BAU-BD-2019 chromosome 5, IGBB_LRoh.1.0, whole genome shotgun sequence genome:
CGATAGTATAGATCTTTTAAGATTGTACTATTTTCACATTTACTCAGAATGAAAGCAATGCAGTGACCCAAGCATATTTtgtcaaatatattaaacatttattcaaagttGGTTTGACAATTTTTGATGTCAGCCcagatttataataaataattgtctTATTACTTATCTTATTACAAATCCCCTGTAACAAAAACTTCCATTGCCATTTAAAACACTAGGAGAGCATAACAACACTGGCAGTATTCTTCTTTGGTATGACTGAGCATAGACCCGCTATAAGACCTCCTTCCATACATCCACAGTAAATCCAATGGGATTCAGCATCAAAAAATCCTCTACTGGTGGCGTGATGTTCTCAGGGTGGAAACAGGAGAAATGGTCTGTTTTTCTATAGCATGCTGAGTCCTGAATGACACTGTGCCCTGTGGCTTTCTCTCAGGACTGTGAGTTTTGAGCGCCGAGACTGTAGGCTGGATCCGTCTCTCTGGGTTGCTATTGGGCTGACATGACACTGATGTCAATGGCTGCATCTCCATTGCCTGTTTCTCCTCTCTCTTGTGTCGCCCATCTTGGCGATGATGACCGTGGTGTCTTAcatgctttctctctctgtgctTTCCAGATTGCTTTCTGTGGGTGCAAACAGtattcactaaaaaaacatgaaaataacaatccactgcatcttccaAGTAAACTTGTCACTTACTTTGTGACTGCCTCAAATTTTGTCTCTCGGTAGAAGGAGCTTTTGCTCATCATGTAGAGCAGAATCATGTCACAGACAAAAACCCCCCTGTGGAATGAAATAGACACCAATCACACAAGACATTTTGTTTCGTGCCTTTTATACTTCAACTGTTAGTAACTAGCTTATTTACTCACTGCACCCATTAAAGCAAGTCCAGAGCCAATATTGATCACTGTTGGAATGATATTGAATTTCCCAGCCTAGAAAacagataaacaccatttttTCACTATTTCACCACGACTGTAATGACAGGAATCTTTAAGAATTTTCaataaaaagttcattttttcttaCCTTTCCATTAACTAATATATCAAAGCGAATGCCATACACTTTAAATAGATTCCGATAGGTTTGACCTGCTGCATCATTGTAGTATCGAGCAAATCTTCATAAAGAGAGAAACATGTCAGCCATCTTAATCATACTATTTCAAATCTAAATGCTCAAAAAAGTAAAGGtttaagattttattataatactgcacataaaaatgtgattttagaaAACTAGCCACTCAGAAATGCTCTCTGTCAATGAAATCATTTTGCATATTCAGGTTTGCTGAATATGAATTCAGTTTTTAAGAAAGCATGTGTGGTTAGCAAAGTTAGCAAAACAGCTGAAACTACTTACAGAACCTTGTTATATGAGCTCAAATTGATAAATCAGAGCAATACCTGAAATTGTAACCCAAAGTGGCAGAGTTCTCTGAATTTTTAGAGGAATCTAAGCGTGTGAAGCTATATTTAGGGATACACTGAGATTCATCTTTATCCAAATCACAATTCCACTCGATTCCAACTCCAACTGAACCACCCTGTGTGCATATAGAAAGACAGTAAAACAATGATATCAGTTAAAATTACCATCTGCATCAAATATAGGACATCACGTTATTCCTTTGCAGTTTTGGagttagttgttccaattttattgttctataaatctataatgttttttttatatacactaccagtcaaaagttttcgaacagtaggacttgtaatgttttttaaagaagtctcttctgctcaccaagcctgcatttatttgatccaaagtacagcaaaaacagtaaaaaatgtttttactatttaaaataactgtaatttgCTATTTGAAagtatctgaaaatgtaatctatttctgtgatcaaagatacattttcagcatcattgctccagtcttcagtgttacatgatccatcagaaatcattctaatatgctgatttgctgttccagaaactattattacaattatcaatatttaaaacagttttgtaacattatatgctatatcgttcaaaagcttggagtctctctctctctctctctctctctctctctctctctctctctctctatatatatatatatattatttctataaattatagaaattaatacttttagcaaggatgcaaaATTGATtatacagacatttataatgttacaaaatatttatatttcagataaatgctgttcttatgaactttctattcacttgaaaaaattctactcagctgttttcaatataataatatttatttatttatttattttttttttgagcagcaaatagaatgatttctgaaggatcatgtgacgagtaatgatgctaaaaattcagcttgaaatcacaggaataaattacattttaaaacatattcaaatatttcacaatttgactgtttttgctgtacttcggatcaaataaatgcatgcttggtgagcagaagagatatttaaaaaaaaaaaacttaaaaaaaaaatttaaaaaatgttattgttcaaaacttttcactggtagagtagcaaaaaacaaaacaaaacaaaacaaacaaacaacaacaaaaaaaaaaaaaacgaaacaacAAATATTGCATTCATATCAAAAAGAGTACTCATATCAGTGCCAGCGGTGCAAACATCTTTAGAATTTTCAACCCATAACAGCAACACAGGTCACtttttttgtagttaaaaaTTTACTTGTggttctttctgtctttttaataaatgccaATTTGTatgatatttcattatattcaaCTTAAATGCAGACACATTCAAACATAGCATGGCAcgtaagtgtccaaatacttttggCATGCCTGGATCAgctttttgatattattttcatatGCATCTCTTTAATAGAATCCCCAAATCATACACTACAAAAAGATCACTGTCTTAGTGTGGACAAGTTAGGATATGATCTCTCTTTACTTATACATTGAGCTGCAGCTTGGATATCAACTACCAGTGTGTTTACAGTGGTGGAGACTTTGTTTTAACTTGTCATTTGAAGCACTCGCCTTTGTTGCCAAATCCTGAAAGCTATATCCAGTCCAGTTAATCACATCTCCAACAAGAAAGATGGGACAATAGGGATGATGGTCTTTGTCATATCTGCACGTCTTCAGATACGTGCTGTTGGTGACAGGCAGGACGTTCGATCTTCAAGTGAGGGAAAGAGAAGTAAGAGAAGGAGCATCTGAAACAGCCCTTAGCATTTGCTTGATCTACAATGTGATGACTTTGCAGAAATCATGCCAGTAAGGACAGAGGAACAACTGTCAAGGCACAGGATATCAAGACAGTAAGTCTCAGTTCATGCACGACACGCTATGCTGGTATAAATAGAGATGAGTAAGCGTCAGACATTCAGAGCAGCTTGTGCTGTGTCGTGCCGTGCCGTGCCATCAGTATCCAAACATAACGCTTCATTATGTGCAAGCAAGTCTGCTCTTTCACACTGCTACATGATGGGAGATTTAGGGATTGATATAGCGTTTGGTTTTTCTCTATATTTTTGGTATGCTGCTTTGTAATAACTTGGAGAGTGAATGAATTTATTTCTgagagaaattttaaaaaaggcaaTTGCAACATGGTAGTACACAGGTTAGATTAGTTAGTGTGCTCATTTAAAAGGACTGTACTGGCTTTTTAAAAGACAGTTTGCCAGATGACACTGTATTTATGCCATGGAAATGATCCTATGTACTTGTGAGTGAACTATGAACTTTATTATTCTGCAGGAGTTTGAAATGGCAACAGAACATCCTGTACTGACACCGAAACAAACCTGTTCAAACGCAGcatgaaaaatatctaaacaggAAAGACGggggataaaaaaataaagtcgcATGTGTATGATATTAGATACTAAGTTACTCAGCTGGGGTATATATCGCACAAGCTAGAATTGCTAGATATGATCTACAGATTTTATGAGGAAGGGTTTTAGCAGCAGCATCCTGTGGGGGTGAAAaggttttatgcattttatagtTGCTCCACCTAAAACTCTGATGGTGCTTTGTAAAGGAAATCACATGCAAAACCTAgttgaaaatcttaaaaaaaaaaaaaaaaaaaagactattgcAAGTTAGTTCAGTTCTGTCATGCACAGATGAgtacaaacatttatttcaagctTCAATTGCTTATTAGGTCACTAAATGCATTTGCAACAAGCCACAGCctattatatatgtgaccctgggccacaaaaccagtcaaaagggtcattttttgaaatttctgaTCTGACTCGAgaactgaaagctgaataaatacgctttccattgatgtatggtttgttaggataggacaatatttggtctgtgtgaaatattagatatatttgaatatataaaatttgaactatttgaaaatccggaatctgagggtgcaaaaaatctaaatattgagaaaatcgcctttaaaattgtccaaatgaagttcttagcaatgcatattactaatcaaaaattaagttttgatatatttacggtaggtaattcacaaaatatctttattgaacatgatcttaacttaatattttaatgatttttggcataaaagagaaatcaataattttgacccatacaatgtaggctattgctacaaatttagccctgctacttacaactggttttgtggtccagggtcacatatatgtctGAACATACTTATTTAGTTCTAGAAAAGTGAGAATATTTATTCTATTGGCtgcaatacataaaataaaccgCTAACTTGATGCCTCTAAGCTAGACTTACTTGGAGAAGGCAAATTTCGGAAACTTGATGAAGTTTTTTACATAGATTGTGAAGTTTTCTGCCTTTGCCAGCATGGGCTCCCTGTTGcaacaattaaaacattacagGTACAACAgcaacatgtttatttttcttcagaTTGTTTCATATAGGCATTAGAAGtgaaaaatattgcaaaaaagtGAAGTGGATGTACTGCAACTGAACATGAATTGAAAGGAATTGGTA
Encoded here:
- the p2rx5 gene encoding P2X purinoceptor 5 translates to MAQTWGNFFFSLLDYKTEKFVIAKNKKVGILFRLFQLGVIGYLIGWVFLWKKGYQETEEAIQSSVITKIKGVDLTNSSQFGLQLWGAEDYVIPPQGDRVFFIVTNYVVTPNQKLGYCPESPKVPDGLCTSDNECVEEESVIAGHGVKTGRCINDTGTCEIHAWCPVEHGQTPLEPMLAKAENFTIYVKNFIKFPKFAFSKSNVLPVTNSTYLKTCRYDKDHHPYCPIFLVGDVINWTGYSFQDLATKGGSVGVGIEWNCDLDKDESQCIPKYSFTRLDSSKNSENSATLGYNFRFARYYNDAAGQTYRNLFKVYGIRFDILVNGKAGKFNIIPTVINIGSGLALMGAGVFVCDMILLYMMSKSSFYRETKFEAVTKKQSGKHRERKHVRHHGHHRQDGRHKREEKQAMEMQPLTSVSCQPNSNPERRIQPTVSALKTHSPERKPQGTVSFRTQHAIEKQTISPVSTLRTSRHQ